The following proteins are encoded in a genomic region of Pangasianodon hypophthalmus isolate fPanHyp1 chromosome 26, fPanHyp1.pri, whole genome shotgun sequence:
- the dpy30 gene encoding protein dpy-30 homolog isoform X1, protein MNASLRVLSQISRDYIVAVNPRASATQDHTDADQSMEGHTPVAENPHAEYGLTENIQRIVESEKANADKVPKQKVDLQTLQTLPTRAYLDQTVVPILLQGLSVLAKERPPNPIEFLATFLLKNKSQFEDRS, encoded by the exons ATGAACGCCTCGCTCCGAGTCCTTTCGCAAATCTCGCGAGATTACATTGTAGCCGTAAACCCGAGGGCCAGCGCTACGCAAG ATCACACAGATGCGGATCAGAGCATGGAAGGACACACTCCT GTCGCAGAAAATCCCCACGCAGAGTACGGCCTCACGGAAAACATCCAG agaataGTGGAGAGCGAGAAGGCCAACGCTGACAAAGTGCCCAAACAGAAGGTGGATCTCCAGACGCTACAGACTCTCCCGACGCGAGCGTATCTGGATCAGACGGTGGTGCCCATTCTGCTCCAGGGCCTCTCCGTGCTCGCCAAGGAACG GCCTCCAAATCCGATCGAGTTTTTAGCGACATTCCTCCTGAAGAACAAGTCGCAGTTTGAGGACCGGAGTTAA
- the dpy30 gene encoding protein dpy-30 homolog isoform X2: MADDHTDADQSMEGHTPVAENPHAEYGLTENIQRIVESEKANADKVPKQKVDLQTLQTLPTRAYLDQTVVPILLQGLSVLAKERPPNPIEFLATFLLKNKSQFEDRS; this comes from the exons ATGGCAGACG ATCACACAGATGCGGATCAGAGCATGGAAGGACACACTCCT GTCGCAGAAAATCCCCACGCAGAGTACGGCCTCACGGAAAACATCCAG agaataGTGGAGAGCGAGAAGGCCAACGCTGACAAAGTGCCCAAACAGAAGGTGGATCTCCAGACGCTACAGACTCTCCCGACGCGAGCGTATCTGGATCAGACGGTGGTGCCCATTCTGCTCCAGGGCCTCTCCGTGCTCGCCAAGGAACG GCCTCCAAATCCGATCGAGTTTTTAGCGACATTCCTCCTGAAGAACAAGTCGCAGTTTGAGGACCGGAGTTAA
- the LOC113537703 gene encoding transportin-2 yields MEWQPDEQSLQQVLLLLKDSQSPDTATQRAVQEKLEQLNQYPDFNNYLIFVLTSLKSEDEPTRSLSGLILKNNVKAHYQSFPPAVADFIKQECLNNIGDPSPLIRATIGILITTIASKGELQTWPELLPQLCNLLNSEDYNTCEGSFGALQKICEDSSELLDSDALNRPLNIMIPKFLQFFKHCSPKIRSHAIACVNQFIIGRAQALMDNIDTFIESLFVLAGDEDSEVRKNVCRALVMLLEVRIDRLIPHMHSIIQYMLQRTQDPDENVALEACEFWLTLAEQPICKEALSGHLVQLIPILVNGMKYSEIDIILLKGDVEEDDTIPDSEQDIKPRFHKSRTVTLQHEGGEGQEDEDIDEDEDDDDDTLSDWNLRKCSAAALDVLANVFRDELLPHLLPLLKGLLFHPDWVIKESGILVLGAIAEGCMQGMVPYLPELIPHLIQCLCDKKALVRSIACWTLSRYAHWVVSQPPDAHLKPLMTELLKRILDGNKRVQEAACSAFATLEEEACTELVPYLSFILDTLVFAFGKYQHKNLLILYDAIGTLADSVGHHLNQPEYIQKLMPPLIQKWNELKDEDKDLFPLLECLSSVATALQSGFLPYCEPVYQRCVTLVQKTLAQAMMYSQQPDQYEAPDKDFMIVALDLLSGLAEGLGGHVDQLVARSNIMTLLFQCMQDTMPEVRQSSFALLGDLTKACFPHVKPCIAEFMPILGTNLNPEFISVCNNATWAIGEICMQMGVEMQPYVALVLPHLVEIINRPNTPKTLLENTAITIGRLGYVCPQEVAPMLQQFIRPWCTSLRNIRDNEEKDSAFRGICVMIGVNPGGVVQDFIFFCDAVASWVNPKEDLREMFYKILHGFKDQVGEENWQQFSEQFPPILKERLSACYGV; encoded by the exons ATGGAGTGGCAGCCGGACGAGCAGAGCCTCCAGCAGGTTCTCCTGCTGCTGAAGGACTCGCAGTCTCCAGACACGGCCACGCAGAGAGCGGTACAGGAG AAACTGGAGCAGCTCAATCAGTACCCTGACTTCAACAATTACCTCATCTTCGTCCTCACAAGTCTCAAGTCTGAAG atgAGCCGACTCGCTCTCTCAGCGGTTTGATCCTGAAGAACAACGTGAAGGCTCATTATCAGAGCTTCCCTCCCGCCGTGGCCGACTTCATCAAACAGGAGTGTCTCAACAACATCGGAGACCCGTCGCCCCTCATCCGCGCCACCAtcg gtattcTGATCACCACCATAGCGTCTAAAGGCGAGCTGCAGACGTGGCCAGAGCTTCTGCCTCAGCTCTGTAACCTGCTCAACTCTGAGGACTACAACACCTGcgag ggttcgTTCGGCGCTTTACAGAAGATCTGTGAGGACTCGTCTGAGCTGTTGGACAGCGACGCTCTGAATCGTCCTCTCAACATCATGATCCCCAAATTCCTGCAGTTCTTCAAACACTGCAGCCCCAAGatcag GTCTCATGCTATAGCGTGTGTGAATCAGTTCATCATCGGCCGAGCTCAGGCTCTGATGGACAACATCGACACCTTCATAGAG TCCCTGTTTGTGCTGGCGGGTGACGAAGACTCGGAGGTGAGGAAGAACGTGTGCAGGGCGCTGGTGATGCTGCTGGAGGTCCGTATAGACCGCCTCATCCCGCACATGCACAGCATCATtcag tacatGCTCCAGCGCACGCAGGACCCGGATGAGAACGTGGCTCTGGAGGCGTGTGAGTTCTGGCTCACTCTGGCCGAACAGCCTATCTGTAAAGAAGCCCTATCAGGTCACCTGGTGCA gcttaTTCCCATCCTGGTGAACGGGATGAAGTACTCGGAGATCGACATCATCCTGCTGAAG gGTGATGTGGAGGAAGACGATACGATCCCGGATAGCGAGCAGGACATAAAGCCGCGTTTCCACAAGTCTCGCACCGTCACGCTGCAGCACgaaggaggagaaggacagGAGGACGAGGACATTGAcgaagatgaggatgatgacGACGACACTCTGTCTGACTGGAACCTGC gtaagtGTTCAGCGGCGGCGCTGGATGTCCTGGCTAACGTGTTTCGTGATGAGCTGCTGCCCCACCTGCTGCCTCTGTTAAAGGGGCTTCTCTTCCACCCGGACTGGGTCATCAAGGAGTCGGGAATTCTTGTGCTGGGAGCCATTGCTGAGG GCTGTATGCAGGGCATGGTTCCGTACCTGCCTGAGCTGATTCCTCACCTGATCCAGTGTCTGTGTGATAAGAAGGCTCTGGTTCGCTCCATCGCCTGCTGGACGCTGAGCCGCTACGCCCACTGGGTGGTGAGCCAGCCGCCCGACGCACATCTCAAACCCCTCATGACGGAGCTGCTCAAGCGCATCCTCGACGGCAACAAGAGGGTGCAGGAGGCCGCATgcag TGCGTTCGCCACTCTGGAGGAGGAGGCGTGCACCGAGCTCGTCCCCTACCTCAGCTTCATCCTGGACACTCTGGTTTTTGCCTTTGGAAAATATCAGCACAAGAACCTGCTCATCCTGTACGACGCCATCGGAACCCTCGCCGACTCTGTGGGACATCACCTCAACCAGCCG GAGTACATTCAGAAGCTGATGCCTCCTCTGATTCAGAAATGGAACGAGCTGAAGGACGAAGATAAAGACCTGTTCCCCCTGCTGGAG TGCTTGTCATCGGTGGCGACGGCGCTGCAGAGCGGCTTCCTGCCCTACTGTGAGCCTGTGTATCAGCGCTGTGTCACGCTGGTGCAGAAAACCCTCGCTCAGGCTATG atgtacAGCCAGCAGCCGGATCAGTACGAGGCTCCAGATAAAGACTTCATGATCGTGGCTCTGGATCTGCTCAGCGGATTGGCCGAGGGTCTCGGAGGTCACGTCGATCAGCTGGTCGCCCGTAGCAACATCATGACCCTCCTCTTCCAGtgcatgcag gacACGATGCCGGAGGTGAGACAGAGCTCTTTTGCTCTGCTGGGTGATCTGACCAAAGCCTGCTTTCCTCATGTCAAACCCTGCATTG ctgagtTTATGCCGATTTTGGGGACGAACCTGAACCCCGAGTTTATCTCCGTGTGTAATAACGCCACGTGGGCTATCGGGGAGATCTGCATGCAGATGG gGGTGGAGATGCAGCCGTATGTGGCTCTGGTTCTTCCTCACCTGGTGGAGATCATTAATAGACCCAACACTCCCAAAACGCTGCTGGAGAACACCG CTATCACGATTGGTCGGCTGGGTTACGTGTGTCCACAGGAAGTAGCTCCGATGCTGCAGCAGTTCATTCGGCCCTG gtgcacGTCGCTGAGGAACATCCGAGATAACGAGGAGAAAGACTCCGCCTTCAGGGGCATCTGTgtgatgattggtgtaaatccTGGAGGTGTGGTGCAg gATTTTATCTTCTTCTGTGATGCCGTGGCCTCCTGGGTCAATCCCAAAGAAGACCTCAGAGAAATGTTTTACAAG atcctGCATGGTTTTAAGGACCAGGTCGGGGAGGAGAATTGGCAGCAGTTCTCAGAGCAGTTCCCTCCCATCCTGAAGGAGCGTCTCTCCGCATGCTACGGCGTGTAG